GATTGACCCGATCAGCGTTTGTAGAGGCTGCCGTCGACAGCTTTCTCTCGCCCGATCACGTCGACATGCAGGAAGCGGCGCTGACCCGCAGGCTTGACCGGCTGTCCAGGCAGGTCGCGCGGCTGGAACGGGATCAGCGCATTACAGCTGAGACCGTCGCGCTGTTTGTCCGCTTCTGGCTGACCATCACGCCACCGCTTCCCCCCGATGATCAAGCGGCGGCGCAGGCCAAGGGGCGGGAACGGTTCGAGGGATTTGTCGAGACGCTGGGGCGCCGCGTGCAGAAGAGCAGGAGCTTTCTGGACGAAATTCCCGAGGACCGGACAGCGTCGTGATTCCGTGCGAAGCGGTTCGGCAGGCTGCCAACCATCGCGAAGCTTGCGCCAAGCCCGAGGCGACTCGGATGAGAAACCCGCCTTTAGCTATCCCAATCTACGCCAGCACGCGCCCGCTACGAAATCCCTGTTGCTCACCCCTCAAATCCGGCTTTCTTAATCGACCCCGATCCAGGGCTGCTTGTTGGAGGCGCCCGGCGACGGAACGGGGGCGGTATGCCGGATATCGATCAGCGACTGGAGGCGATCCAGCGAGGCGCGCGGATGCTCCGTACAGCGCTCGGGCCAGCGATTGCCCGTTTCCTGGAAGATCCGGCTGTCGTCGAGGTGATGCTCAACCCCGATGGGCGGCTCTGGATCGACCGGCTCTCCGAAGGACTGTCCGACACGGGCGAGGTGCTGCGACCCGCCGATGGCGAACGCATCGTGCGGCTGGTGGCCCATCACATCG
This sequence is a window from Paracoccus aerodenitrificans. Protein-coding genes within it:
- a CDS encoding ribbon-helix-helix protein, CopG family; the protein is MRDRLNLSLPVEMIARINDLADRKRLTRSAFVEAAVDSFLSPDHVDMQEAALTRRLDRLSRQVARLERDQRITAETVALFVRFWLTITPPLPPDDQAAAQAKGRERFEGFVETLGRRVQKSRSFLDEIPEDRTAS